One Fuerstiella marisgermanici DNA window includes the following coding sequences:
- a CDS encoding DUF805 domain-containing protein, with the protein MSDINPYAAPSQESMATEVFPDRDYGGIGRAAYFGLSFAIGVLNNIVQYAADKAGATGVVLVTAIIGLVVTIVLAVQRLKNLGYSGWWAIGLIVPILNILVGLRCLAAPEGYADHKTLDTAGKIIIGLVIGLFVLVVVAAISMA; encoded by the coding sequence GTGTCCGATATTAACCCTTATGCAGCTCCGTCTCAGGAGAGTATGGCGACGGAAGTCTTTCCGGATCGCGACTACGGCGGGATTGGACGCGCGGCCTATTTTGGCCTGTCTTTTGCAATCGGAGTTCTCAACAACATCGTGCAGTATGCTGCCGATAAGGCGGGAGCGACCGGCGTTGTTCTGGTGACAGCCATCATCGGATTGGTTGTCACCATCGTACTCGCCGTGCAGCGGCTCAAGAATTTGGGCTACAGCGGCTGGTGGGCAATTGGATTGATCGTTCCGATCTTGAATATCCTTGTCGGTTTGCGCTGTCTGGCCGCTCCGGAAGGCTATGCAGACCATAAGACACTGGACACGGCCGGAAAGATCATTATTGGTCTTGTCATCGGGCTGTTTGTGCTGGTGGTCGTAGCTGCGATTTCGATGGCTTAA
- a CDS encoding sugar phosphate isomerase/epimerase family protein → MNVNRRKFLAASAVAASVPGITTAAAPAENQNAKSPFRYCLNTSTIREQTDDIRKQIEIAAAAGYDGIEPWMRHLTKYTEGGGSLTDLRKMIADAGLTVDSAIGFANWIVDDDEGRKKGLEEAKRDMDVLASIGGTRLAAPPVGAHRGGEKLDLFVVADRYRALLEVGDETGVVPQLEVWGFSTNLSRLGESVMVCVEASHPKACLLPDVYHIFKGGSDFGGLQLLADNAIQVFHMNDYPASPDRMDMNDSDRVYPGDGVAPLTDILNMIGSRGRSVTLSLELFNPTYWKQDALEVAKTGLAKMKAAVAKTA, encoded by the coding sequence ATGAACGTCAATCGCCGAAAATTTCTGGCCGCCTCCGCCGTTGCCGCTTCTGTGCCTGGGATCACAACTGCCGCAGCCCCCGCAGAAAATCAGAATGCGAAGTCACCGTTTCGCTACTGTCTGAATACGAGCACGATTCGCGAACAAACGGACGACATCAGAAAGCAAATTGAGATTGCTGCCGCAGCAGGTTACGACGGCATCGAGCCGTGGATGCGTCATTTAACGAAGTACACGGAAGGCGGCGGGAGCCTGACGGATCTGCGGAAAATGATCGCCGACGCCGGACTCACCGTCGACAGCGCGATCGGTTTCGCCAACTGGATTGTGGATGACGACGAAGGTCGTAAGAAAGGGCTGGAAGAAGCCAAGCGCGACATGGATGTCCTGGCAAGCATTGGCGGTACTCGCCTTGCCGCTCCGCCTGTGGGCGCTCATCGTGGTGGAGAAAAACTGGACCTGTTTGTGGTCGCCGATCGCTACCGAGCTTTGCTGGAAGTGGGTGACGAAACCGGTGTGGTGCCGCAGCTGGAAGTGTGGGGCTTCAGTACCAATCTGTCTCGGCTGGGCGAATCCGTCATGGTGTGTGTCGAGGCCAGTCACCCGAAAGCCTGTCTGCTGCCGGACGTCTATCACATCTTCAAAGGCGGATCAGACTTCGGCGGCCTGCAATTACTCGCCGACAATGCCATCCAGGTGTTTCACATGAACGATTACCCTGCGTCACCGGATCGAATGGACATGAATGATTCTGATCGGGTCTACCCCGGCGATGGCGTCGCACCGCTGACCGACATCCTGAACATGATCGGTAGTCGAGGACGCTCGGTGACTCTGTCACTTGAATTGTTCAACCCGACCTACTGGAAGCAGGATGCGCTTGAGGTCGCGAAAACCGGTCTAGCAAAAATGAAGGCCGCCGTAGCGAAGACGGCGTAG
- a CDS encoding inositol monophosphatase family protein: MSIQQTAKEAATAAGDILSDYFHNGVTMRTKSASVDLVSDADVNAERAIAEVIRKHFPEHSILGEEENSDDVNTPHLWIVDPLDGTTNFAHGIPHFAVSIAYYRDGQADTGVIFNPILGDWYIADQTTGATHNGQSIHVGSQTRLDEVLIGTGFYYDRGAMMEATLASVDRLFKQQIHGIRRFGTASLDLAMVACGQFGAYFEYQLSPWDFAAGRLLVEAAGGKVTTCAGGPLPLQKTSLLASNGNLHDDVLNLVQR, translated from the coding sequence GTGAGTATTCAGCAAACAGCCAAAGAAGCCGCCACCGCAGCGGGCGACATTCTGTCCGACTATTTTCACAACGGCGTGACCATGCGGACAAAATCGGCATCGGTCGATTTGGTCTCCGATGCAGATGTGAATGCCGAACGAGCCATCGCCGAGGTCATCCGCAAACACTTTCCGGAACACAGCATTCTGGGCGAAGAAGAGAATTCAGACGACGTCAACACGCCGCATCTTTGGATCGTTGATCCACTGGACGGCACCACCAACTTCGCTCATGGCATTCCGCATTTCGCCGTTTCCATCGCGTACTACCGTGACGGCCAGGCTGATACAGGCGTCATCTTCAACCCGATTCTCGGCGACTGGTACATTGCAGACCAAACCACCGGAGCGACTCACAACGGCCAGTCTATTCACGTGGGCTCACAAACGCGGCTGGATGAAGTTCTGATCGGCACGGGCTTCTACTATGACCGAGGTGCCATGATGGAAGCGACCTTGGCATCAGTCGACCGCCTGTTTAAACAGCAGATCCACGGCATCCGCCGATTCGGTACTGCATCACTGGATTTGGCGATGGTGGCGTGCGGGCAGTTTGGAGCGTACTTCGAATACCAATTGTCACCGTGGGATTTTGCCGCCGGGCGGCTTCTGGTCGAAGCAGCCGGTGGCAAAGTCACGACGTGCGCAGGTGGCCCGCTGCCGTTGCAGAAAACGAGTCTTCTGGCGTCCAACGGGAACCTGCACGACGACGTGCTAAATCTGGTCCAACGTTAG